In a genomic window of Flavobacterium sp. KACC 22761:
- a CDS encoding choice-of-anchor L domain-containing protein, producing MNAQYITIDDQRTPKQLIENVLINSSCLSVSNISGKGNPDIFHYSYDYFNAGTSDFPFPEGIVLSTSTAFGIPGPYTSTMGGGNPLLWFGDADLDQILGIHSTNATSLEFDFVALTNFINFNYIFASNEYQFDFACSYSDGFAFLIKEAGASDPYQNIAVIPGTNIPVSSVDIRPTIVPGKSRNGDPYSGCPEKNPKYFDRLLTPVTTGTPTAGAIDFAGQTVIMNAQANVTIGKKYHIKLVIGDDRNQYYDSAVFLQAGSFTSQINLGPDQTAANGNPVCFGRTVTLDTKLSSSYSFKWFKDNVEIVGATYPSYDATETGNYKVEVVMSPSTCAVMGQIKLEFAPEILYTNTLLLQCDDNTDGISIFNLNKANNLVNNNVATSTTEGYYLTLTDAQNKTNKIQNQGNYINTTNNQIVYARIENQFGCFKVAEVTLQITNTSIANPSPIATCDLDNIQDGLYQFDLNSEVTPKILIGLPAGLTATYYLTSNDAVTETNPVPNVFKNTTPYNQTLYARVVNGPDCHDIVPVTLVVNTFDPPNFEDESKYICKDGDVTLSVATGFSGYAWTPGNSTSNSMTANAPGDYSVTVTDANGCQKTKNFKVISSEPATITEVVVKDFSGVDNSVLIKYTGSGNYEFSLDGTVFQDDPQFTGVAPGAYYAIAKDKNGCGPSNRFLFYVLDYPKFFTPNGDGYNDLWTIKSVGQMPDYTISIFDRYGKFLKQLNQNSPGWNGIFNGEQLPSDDYWFTLIFVDGKSVKGHFSLKR from the coding sequence ATGAATGCGCAATATATTACTATTGACGACCAAAGAACACCTAAACAACTGATTGAAAATGTTTTAATAAACAGTTCTTGTCTTTCAGTAAGTAACATTTCTGGTAAAGGAAATCCTGATATTTTCCATTACTCTTATGATTATTTTAATGCAGGAACAAGTGATTTTCCTTTTCCTGAAGGTATTGTATTATCTACATCAACCGCATTTGGAATACCCGGTCCTTATACGTCAACCATGGGAGGAGGAAATCCTCTTTTATGGTTTGGCGACGCAGATCTTGATCAAATTTTGGGAATACATTCAACAAATGCAACTTCCTTAGAATTTGATTTTGTAGCTCTGACAAATTTTATAAATTTTAATTACATATTTGCTTCAAATGAATATCAATTTGATTTTGCATGCAGTTATTCTGATGGCTTTGCTTTTTTGATTAAAGAAGCCGGAGCTAGCGATCCTTATCAAAACATCGCGGTAATTCCCGGCACTAATATACCTGTTTCATCGGTTGATATTCGCCCTACAATTGTTCCGGGAAAAAGCAGAAATGGCGATCCTTATTCTGGATGTCCAGAAAAAAATCCAAAATATTTCGATCGTTTATTAACTCCTGTTACAACCGGCACCCCAACTGCAGGCGCCATAGACTTTGCTGGTCAAACCGTAATAATGAATGCACAAGCAAATGTCACGATAGGAAAAAAATATCATATCAAGTTAGTCATAGGAGACGATAGAAATCAATATTATGACTCAGCTGTATTTTTGCAGGCTGGCAGTTTTACTTCACAAATTAATCTTGGACCTGATCAAACTGCTGCCAATGGCAACCCAGTATGTTTTGGAAGAACCGTTACACTAGATACAAAGCTTTCTTCCTCATATTCATTTAAATGGTTTAAAGACAATGTAGAAATTGTGGGAGCAACTTATCCATCCTACGATGCCACCGAAACTGGAAATTACAAAGTAGAAGTTGTAATGTCACCATCAACTTGTGCGGTTATGGGCCAAATTAAATTAGAATTTGCTCCAGAAATCTTATACACCAATACGCTCCTTTTGCAATGTGATGATAATACCGACGGTATTTCAATTTTCAACTTAAACAAAGCAAACAATCTTGTCAACAACAATGTTGCGACCAGCACTACCGAAGGATATTACTTAACCTTAACTGATGCTCAAAATAAAACCAATAAAATTCAAAACCAAGGCAACTACATCAATACCACAAACAATCAAATTGTTTATGCCCGTATAGAAAATCAATTTGGTTGCTTTAAAGTGGCTGAAGTTACATTGCAAATTACAAATACATCAATTGCAAATCCTAGCCCAATTGCAACTTGTGATCTTGATAATATTCAGGATGGCCTTTACCAATTTGATTTAAATTCAGAAGTTACTCCTAAAATTCTTATCGGACTTCCTGCTGGATTAACAGCAACTTATTATCTTACTTCTAATGATGCGGTGACAGAAACTAATCCTGTACCAAACGTTTTTAAAAATACAACCCCTTATAATCAAACCCTTTATGCGAGAGTTGTAAATGGCCCTGATTGTCATGACATTGTACCCGTTACACTTGTAGTAAACACTTTTGATCCGCCAAATTTTGAAGATGAATCAAAATACATCTGCAAAGATGGCGATGTCACTCTTTCTGTAGCAACTGGATTCAGTGGTTATGCATGGACTCCAGGAAACAGTACCTCAAATTCCATGACGGCAAATGCACCCGGCGATTATTCGGTAACTGTAACAGATGCCAACGGGTGCCAAAAAACGAAAAATTTCAAAGTAATTTCATCAGAACCAGCAACAATAACTGAAGTTGTAGTAAAAGATTTCTCGGGAGTTGACAATTCGGTTTTAATAAAATATACAGGTTCTGGAAACTACGAATTTTCACTAGATGGAACTGTTTTTCAAGATGACCCACAATTCACCGGAGTTGCACCAGGCGCATATTATGCCATAGCTAAAGACAAAAATGGTTGTGGACCATCAAATCGATTTTTATTTTATGTCTTAGATTATCCAAAATTCTTTACCCCAAATGGTGATGGATATAATGATTTATGGACAATCAAAAGCGTAGGTCAAATGCCCGATTATACCATAAGCATTTTTGACCGCTACGGGAAATTTTTAAAACAACTAAATCAAAACAGTCCAGGCTGGAACGGCATCTTTAATGGCGAACAATTGCCATCTGACGATTATTGGTTTACGCTTATTTTTGTGGATGGAAAAAGCGTCAAAGGGCATTTTAGCCTAAAAAGATAA
- the typA gene encoding translational GTPase TypA: MESIRNIAIIAHVDHGKTTLVDKIMYHCQLFRENENTGDLILDNNDLERERGITITSKNVSVQYKGTKINIIDTPGHADFGGEVERVLNMADGVCLLVDAFEGPMPQTRFVLQKAIDLGLKPCVVINKVDKENCTPEEVHEKVFDLMFELGATEEQLDFPTVYGSAKNNWMSDDWKVQTQNIEPLLDMVIKNVPAPKVAEGTPQMLITSLDFSSFTGRIAIGRLERGTLKEGSPISLVKRDGKVIKSRIKELHTFEGLGRRKVEEVVAGDICAVVGIEGFEIGDTIADFENPEALQTIAIDEPTMSMLFTINDSPFFGKEGKFVTSRHIRERLTKELEKNLAMKVGETDSADKFMVFGRGVLHLSVLIETMRREGYELQIGQPQVIIKEVDGVKCEPIEELTIDLPENLSGRAVEFVTIRKGEMLSMEGKGERMIIKFNIPSRGIIGLRNQLLTATAGEAIMAHRFIGYEPYKGEIPGRNNGSLISMENGKAIPYSIDKLQDRGKFFVDPNEDIYEGQVIGENTRSDDMTVNVTKTKKLSNVRSSGADDKARIIPAIKFSLEEALEYIQKDEYVEVTPKSLRLRKIYLSETDRKRYKI, translated from the coding sequence ATGGAATCTATTAGAAACATTGCAATTATTGCCCACGTCGATCACGGTAAAACAACTTTGGTTGATAAAATTATGTATCACTGTCAGTTATTTCGTGAAAACGAAAACACAGGTGATTTAATTCTAGATAATAATGATTTAGAGCGTGAGAGAGGTATTACTATTACTTCTAAAAACGTATCAGTTCAATATAAAGGAACAAAAATCAATATTATTGACACTCCAGGCCACGCGGATTTTGGAGGTGAAGTTGAACGTGTATTGAACATGGCCGATGGTGTATGTTTGTTAGTGGATGCTTTTGAAGGGCCAATGCCACAAACGCGTTTCGTGCTACAAAAAGCTATTGATTTAGGTTTGAAACCTTGTGTAGTTATCAATAAAGTTGATAAAGAAAACTGTACTCCAGAAGAAGTTCACGAAAAAGTTTTTGACTTAATGTTTGAATTAGGTGCTACTGAAGAACAATTGGATTTCCCAACTGTTTATGGTTCGGCAAAAAACAACTGGATGTCTGATGACTGGAAAGTTCAAACACAAAACATTGAGCCATTATTGGATATGGTTATCAAAAATGTTCCTGCTCCAAAAGTTGCTGAAGGAACTCCACAAATGTTGATTACTTCTTTAGATTTCTCTTCTTTTACAGGTCGTATCGCTATTGGTCGTCTTGAAAGAGGTACTTTGAAAGAAGGTTCTCCAATTTCTTTGGTAAAAAGAGACGGAAAAGTGATCAAGTCAAGAATTAAAGAATTGCATACTTTCGAAGGTTTAGGCCGTAGAAAAGTTGAAGAGGTTGTTGCTGGAGATATTTGTGCTGTTGTAGGTATTGAAGGTTTTGAAATTGGTGATACTATCGCTGATTTTGAAAATCCTGAAGCTTTACAAACAATTGCTATTGACGAGCCAACAATGAGTATGTTGTTTACTATTAACGATTCTCCTTTCTTTGGTAAAGAAGGTAAATTTGTTACTTCTAGACACATCCGTGAGAGATTAACAAAAGAGTTAGAGAAAAACTTAGCGATGAAAGTTGGTGAAACTGATTCTGCTGATAAATTCATGGTTTTTGGTCGTGGTGTACTTCACTTGTCTGTTCTTATTGAAACAATGAGAAGGGAAGGGTATGAGCTTCAAATTGGTCAGCCACAAGTTATCATCAAAGAAGTTGATGGTGTTAAATGTGAGCCAATTGAGGAATTAACTATCGATTTGCCAGAAAACCTTTCAGGTAGAGCGGTTGAATTCGTAACTATCCGTAAAGGTGAAATGCTTTCTATGGAAGGTAAAGGTGAGCGTATGATTATTAAATTCAACATTCCATCTCGTGGAATTATCGGTTTAAGAAATCAATTGCTTACTGCTACTGCTGGTGAGGCTATTATGGCGCACCGTTTCATTGGATACGAACCATACAAAGGAGAAATTCCGGGACGTAACAACGGTTCATTAATTTCTATGGAAAACGGAAAAGCAATTCCTTACTCTATCGATAAATTACAAGATCGTGGTAAATTCTTCGTTGATCCAAATGAGGACATCTATGAAGGTCAGGTAATTGGAGAAAACACTCGTAGCGACGATATGACTGTTAACGTTACTAAAACGAAAAAACTTTCTAACGTACGTTCTTCTGGAGCTGATGATAAAGCTAGAATTATTCCAGCTATCAAATTCTCATTAGAAGAAGCTTTAGAGTACATTCAAAAAGATGAGTATGTTGAAGTTACTCCAAAATCTCTTCGTTTAAGAAAGATTTACTTAAGTGAAACAGATAGAAAAAGATATAAAATCTAA
- a CDS encoding PAS domain-containing protein, with translation MKSKTLQITLVYILVSLFMAVLCHKILTTYFSDVKYFYLFFLKDIFFILTTALFFKYIVSKNEKHNVTVFKKLKETNEEIKESNEKYDIVAKATSDTIWDWKIQEDSINWNKGIEGVFGYNPNEVGKTSKWWFDKIHPEDSIRMSIKLYSFIEQKTEKWQDQYRFRCADGSYKYVLDRGFLLKDENGRAIRMIGAIQDITKQKEEEQRLKLLETVITQSKDSILITEANSQARKIPKIVYVNPAFSQMSGYLSNEIVGKSPNIFKGPKSDSEELKKLLRAIKNEEECLIETISYTKQKEEYWVRFSMIPIFNNEGSISHWISIQRDITEEKKLETEKEHLIRELTQNNKDLKQFSYITSHNLRAPLSNLIGLLNLIEDIPIENPELEEILSGFTKSTHLLNETINDLVKVIIIKDNPSMQKEEVSLKEVFENVFSQLSFQIELHKPIIKLKFDRVPLLNTNKAYIESILLNLLTNSIKYKSENRKLKISIIAEQIDNKAILTFKDNGIGIDLERNRDKVFGLYQRFHNYPDSKGLGLYLVKSQVETMGGTISIESEVNKGTTFTITFKN, from the coding sequence ATGAAAAGTAAAACTCTCCAAATTACTCTAGTTTACATTCTAGTATCATTATTTATGGCGGTACTCTGTCATAAAATACTTACCACTTATTTTTCAGATGTTAAATATTTTTATCTTTTTTTCCTAAAGGACATTTTCTTCATTTTAACTACTGCATTGTTCTTCAAATACATAGTTTCAAAAAACGAAAAACACAATGTAACCGTTTTTAAGAAATTAAAAGAAACAAACGAAGAAATAAAAGAATCCAACGAAAAATATGACATTGTAGCAAAAGCAACAAGCGACACCATTTGGGATTGGAAAATTCAGGAAGACAGCATCAATTGGAACAAAGGAATTGAAGGGGTTTTTGGTTATAATCCAAATGAAGTTGGCAAAACATCTAAGTGGTGGTTTGACAAAATTCATCCTGAAGACAGCATCAGAATGTCTATAAAATTATATTCTTTTATTGAGCAAAAAACCGAAAAATGGCAAGATCAATACCGCTTTAGATGTGCCGACGGAAGTTACAAATATGTCTTGGACCGAGGTTTTTTATTGAAAGATGAAAATGGAAGAGCCATCAGAATGATCGGGGCCATTCAAGACATCACCAAACAAAAAGAAGAAGAACAGCGATTAAAATTACTAGAAACGGTAATCACGCAATCTAAAGATTCCATTTTAATTACCGAAGCAAATTCGCAGGCACGAAAAATTCCGAAAATTGTTTATGTAAACCCAGCATTTTCTCAAATGTCAGGTTATTTATCCAATGAAATAGTCGGCAAATCTCCAAATATTTTCAAGGGACCAAAATCAGATTCTGAAGAATTAAAAAAATTACTTCGAGCAATCAAAAACGAAGAAGAATGCTTGATCGAAACCATTAGCTACACCAAACAAAAAGAAGAATATTGGGTTCGTTTTTCTATGATTCCAATTTTCAACAACGAAGGATCGATTTCGCATTGGATTTCAATACAAAGAGATATTACCGAAGAAAAAAAGCTCGAAACCGAAAAAGAACATCTTATTCGAGAACTGACACAAAACAATAAGGATTTAAAGCAATTTTCATACATTACTTCGCACAACTTAAGAGCTCCTTTGTCAAATTTAATTGGACTTTTAAATTTAATTGAAGACATTCCGATCGAAAATCCGGAGCTGGAAGAAATTTTGTCTGGCTTTACCAAATCGACTCATTTACTGAACGAAACTATTAACGATCTTGTAAAAGTCATCATTATCAAAGACAATCCTTCTATGCAAAAAGAGGAAGTCTCTTTGAAAGAAGTCTTTGAAAATGTTTTCAGTCAATTATCTTTTCAAATCGAACTGCACAAACCAATAATAAAGCTTAAATTTGATCGCGTTCCGTTATTGAACACAAACAAGGCTTATATTGAAAGCATTTTACTTAATTTGCTCACCAATTCCATAAAATACAAATCGGAAAACAGAAAGCTAAAAATATCTATTATTGCAGAACAAATAGATAATAAAGCAATATTAACATTTAAGGACAACGGAATTGGCATTGATTTAGAAAGAAACCGCGACAAGGTTTTCGGCCTCTATCAAAGATTTCATAATTATCCAGACAGCAAAGGACTTGGCTTATATCTTGTAAAATCTCAAGTGGAAACTATGGGAGGAACAATTAGCATAGAAAGCGAAGTCAACAAAGGGACCACCTTTACAATAACATTTAAAAATTAA
- a CDS encoding response regulator, giving the protein MLEQILCIDDDPITLMLCKKVISKSQICHEIITAQNGEEALHHFNTLKYTNNRNKDNKKPELIFLDLNMPVMGGWEFLDHFTSTDYKEFNTANVIVLSSTIDPEDLAKAKKYPIIIDFLSKPITQPMLEYLKKKIDL; this is encoded by the coding sequence ATGCTCGAGCAGATTTTATGCATTGACGACGACCCAATCACGTTGATGTTATGCAAAAAAGTAATTTCGAAGTCACAAATTTGCCATGAAATTATTACAGCTCAAAATGGCGAAGAAGCGCTTCATCACTTCAACACTTTAAAATACACCAACAACAGAAACAAAGACAATAAAAAACCTGAACTGATCTTTTTAGACCTCAACATGCCAGTCATGGGAGGCTGGGAATTTTTAGACCATTTTACCTCTACTGATTATAAAGAATTCAACACCGCAAATGTAATCGTCTTATCTTCTACAATAGACCCTGAAGATTTAGCCAAAGCAAAAAAATACCCTATAATCATAGATTTTCTTTCAAAGCCAATTACGCAACCAATGCTGGAGTACCTTAAGAAAAAAATAGATTTATAA
- the rpsT gene encoding 30S ribosomal protein S20 has product MANHKSALKRIRSNEKRRVLNRYQHKTTRNAIKALRLATDKSDATAKLSTVISMIDKLAKKNIIHDNKASNLKSKLTKHVAKL; this is encoded by the coding sequence ATGGCAAATCATAAGTCAGCTTTAAAAAGAATCAGAAGCAACGAAAAAAGAAGAGTTCTTAACAGATACCAACATAAAACTACTCGTAATGCGATCAAAGCATTAAGATTAGCTACTGATAAATCTGATGCTACTGCAAAATTATCAACTGTAATCTCTATGATTGATAAATTGGCTAAAAAGAACATCATTCACGATAATAAAGCTTCTAACTTGAAGTCTAAATTAACGAAACATGTTGCTAAATTGTAA
- the proS gene encoding proline--tRNA ligase, whose translation MSKNLTTRSEDYSKWYNELVVKADLAENSGVRGCMVIKPYGYAIWEKMQAELDRMFKETGHQNAYFPLFVPKSMFEAEETNAEGFAKECAVVTHYRLKNDEERPGKLMVDPNAKLEEELIVRPTSEAIIWSTYKGWVQSYRDLPLLINQWANVVRWEMRTRLFLRTAEFLWQEGHTAHATKAEAIEESEKMMNVYADFAENFMAIPVVKGFKTETERFAGADETYCIEALMQDGKALQAGTSHFLGQNFAKAFDVKFANAEGKQEHVWGTSWGVSTRLMGALIMTHSDDQGLVLPPNLAPIQVVIVPIHKTDEQLAQITAAVNELTAKLRKLKISVKYDDRTTQKPGFKFAEWELKGVPVRIAVGPKDLENGTFEVARRDNLSKEVVAAEKIVDYVNDLLEQIQNDLFTRALDYRNTHITQVNNFEEFKEVLEGKGGFISAHWDGTAATEEKIKDLTKATIRCIPLDAVEEAGTCVFTGNPSSKRVLFAKAY comes from the coding sequence ATGAGTAAGAACCTTACTACAAGATCAGAAGATTATTCTAAATGGTATAATGAACTGGTTGTAAAAGCAGACCTAGCAGAAAATTCAGGAGTTAGAGGATGTATGGTAATCAAGCCATACGGATATGCTATTTGGGAAAAAATGCAGGCTGAGCTAGATCGAATGTTTAAAGAAACGGGACATCAGAATGCTTATTTTCCTTTATTCGTGCCTAAGAGCATGTTTGAAGCGGAAGAAACAAATGCGGAAGGATTTGCAAAAGAATGTGCTGTTGTAACACATTATAGATTAAAGAATGATGAGGAGAGACCGGGGAAACTTATGGTTGACCCAAACGCAAAGTTAGAAGAAGAGTTAATTGTTCGTCCTACAAGTGAGGCGATCATTTGGTCTACATATAAAGGATGGGTGCAGTCATATAGGGATTTGCCTTTGTTGATTAATCAATGGGCAAACGTGGTTAGATGGGAAATGCGCACACGTTTATTTTTAAGAACTGCAGAGTTTTTGTGGCAAGAGGGGCACACGGCTCACGCGACAAAAGCAGAAGCAATCGAAGAGTCTGAAAAAATGATGAACGTTTATGCTGATTTTGCAGAAAACTTTATGGCGATTCCTGTTGTAAAAGGTTTTAAAACCGAGACAGAACGTTTTGCAGGTGCTGATGAAACCTATTGTATTGAAGCATTAATGCAAGATGGAAAAGCATTACAAGCTGGGACTTCTCACTTTTTAGGGCAGAACTTTGCAAAAGCATTTGATGTTAAGTTTGCTAATGCAGAAGGAAAGCAAGAGCACGTTTGGGGAACATCTTGGGGAGTTTCTACCCGATTAATGGGAGCTTTGATCATGACGCATTCTGATGATCAAGGATTGGTGTTGCCTCCAAATTTGGCGCCAATACAAGTTGTAATTGTGCCAATTCATAAAACAGATGAGCAATTGGCTCAAATTACTGCCGCGGTAAATGAATTGACGGCAAAATTGAGAAAACTAAAAATCTCAGTTAAATACGATGATAGAACCACTCAAAAACCAGGATTCAAATTTGCTGAATGGGAATTGAAAGGAGTTCCTGTTAGAATTGCAGTTGGTCCAAAAGATTTAGAAAATGGAACTTTTGAGGTTGCAAGACGTGATAATTTATCAAAAGAAGTTGTGGCGGCAGAGAAAATTGTTGATTATGTAAATGATTTGTTAGAGCAGATTCAAAATGACTTATTTACTAGAGCGCTAGATTATCGTAATACACATATTACGCAAGTAAATAATTTTGAAGAATTTAAGGAAGTTTTAGAAGGAAAAGGAGGTTTTATTTCTGCTCACTGGGACGGAACTGCAGCGACAGAAGAAAAGATAAAAGATTTGACAAAAGCAACGATTCGTTGCATTCCTTTGGATGCTGTTGAAGAGGCAGGAACCTGCGTGTTTACTGGGAATCCTTCTTCTAAAAGAGTGCTCTTTGCTAAGGCATATTAA
- a CDS encoding OmpP1/FadL family transporter, whose protein sequence is MKKIFFLFTIGLSFSALHSQEVSDAVRYAQDNLTGTARFRAMSGAFGAVGGDLSALNVNPAGSAVFNNNQIGVSFSNQTKKNNSNYFGTETSDKDNSFILNQAGGVFVFHDHNPNNNWKKIAIGTTYENTNNFNNNIFSAGTNPRNSIDQYFLTYANGIPLDVITGVPYRDMYYDEQQAYFGYKGYIIDPVNPNDGNNTQYVSAVPAGGNYYQENEVYTTGYNSKLTFNIATSYKDRIYFGANLNVHITDYRRSSSFYEDNSNPLEARETISNLRFNNDLYTYGNGFSFQLGAIAKVTDGLRLGVAYESNTWYDLYDEVSQSLSTTRQAAGGPEIRENVNPNLINVYDRYTLQTPDKFTFSGAYVFGKSGLISVDYSIKNYGNTKYKPTSDPGFRGLNADMSNQLTSNGELRIGAEYKIQRVSLRGGYRFEGSPYNDGRTIGDLNSYSGGLGYSFGGTKLDLAYSYMERKSNQGFFATGFTDGANITSKLNNVTLTLLFEL, encoded by the coding sequence ATGAAAAAAATATTCTTCCTTTTTACTATAGGACTATCTTTTAGCGCTCTACATTCACAAGAAGTATCTGATGCCGTACGTTATGCTCAAGACAACTTAACCGGAACAGCAAGATTTCGAGCCATGAGCGGCGCATTTGGAGCTGTTGGAGGAGATTTGTCAGCCCTAAATGTCAATCCGGCTGGATCTGCTGTATTCAACAACAATCAAATTGGGGTTTCTTTTAGTAATCAAACCAAGAAAAACAACTCCAATTATTTTGGAACTGAAACCAGCGACAAAGACAATTCATTTATCTTGAATCAAGCTGGAGGTGTTTTTGTTTTCCATGATCATAATCCAAATAATAATTGGAAAAAAATTGCCATCGGAACAACTTATGAAAACACCAACAATTTTAATAACAACATCTTTTCTGCTGGTACAAATCCTAGAAACTCAATTGACCAGTACTTTTTGACCTATGCAAACGGAATACCATTAGATGTAATTACTGGAGTACCATACCGAGATATGTATTATGACGAACAGCAAGCTTATTTCGGATACAAAGGATACATAATAGACCCCGTCAACCCTAATGACGGCAACAACACACAATATGTTTCTGCTGTTCCCGCTGGAGGAAATTATTATCAAGAAAATGAAGTTTACACCACGGGCTACAATAGCAAATTGACTTTCAACATTGCTACTTCATATAAGGACAGAATTTATTTTGGAGCCAACTTAAATGTACACATTACAGACTACAGAAGATCGAGCAGTTTTTATGAAGACAACAGCAATCCACTAGAAGCGCGCGAGACAATATCAAACTTACGTTTCAACAATGATTTATATACTTACGGAAATGGTTTTTCTTTTCAACTGGGAGCTATTGCCAAAGTTACTGACGGCTTAAGACTTGGTGTTGCATACGAATCAAATACTTGGTACGATCTTTATGATGAAGTTTCACAAAGCTTATCAACAACCAGACAAGCTGCAGGCGGTCCAGAAATACGTGAAAACGTTAATCCGAATTTGATTAATGTTTATGATCGATATACTTTGCAAACCCCTGATAAATTTACTTTCAGCGGTGCTTATGTTTTCGGAAAATCAGGCTTAATCAGTGTTGATTATTCTATTAAAAATTATGGAAACACTAAATACAAACCAACAAGCGATCCGGGATTCAGAGGATTGAACGCAGACATGAGCAATCAATTGACATCAAATGGCGAATTAAGAATTGGTGCTGAATACAAAATCCAAAGAGTAAGCCTTCGTGGCGGTTACCGTTTTGAAGGAAGCCCATACAACGACGGAAGAACAATCGGCGACTTAAACAGCTACTCAGGAGGTTTAGGATACAGCTTTGGTGGCACAAAATTAGATTTGGCCTATTCTTATATGGAGCGAAAATCAAATCAAGGATTTTTTGCAACAGGATTCACCGATGGAGCCAACATAACTTCAAAACTAAACAATGTAACGCTAACTTTATTATTTGAATTGTAA
- the rimO gene encoding 30S ribosomal protein S12 methylthiotransferase RimO — MRTKSLKKNKINVITLGCSKNVYDSEVLMGQLRANGKEVEHEAPAEKEGNIIVINTCGFIDNAKAESVNMILEYADKKDKGLVDKVFVTGCLSERYRPDLEKEIPNVDQYFGTTELPQLLKALGADYKHELLGERLTTTPKNYAYLKIAEGCDRPCSFCAIPLMRGSHVSQPIEKLVKEAEGLAKNGVKELILIAQDLTYYGVDLYKKRNLGELLEALVKVEGIEWIRLHYAFPTGFPMDVLEIMKREPKICNYIDIPLQHISDSILKSMRRGTTQAKTTQLLKDFRASVPGMAIRTTLIVGYPGETQEDFEILKDFVQEMKFDRMGCFAYSHEENTHAYLLEDDIPDDVKQARANEIMELQSQISWDLNQEKVGKVFKCIIDRKEGAHFVGRTEFDSPDVDNEVLIDASKHYVKTGEFVNIKIIEATEFDLYGEPA; from the coding sequence ATGAGAACCAAGTCTTTAAAAAAGAACAAAATTAACGTAATCACTCTTGGGTGTTCAAAAAATGTTTATGACAGCGAAGTCCTTATGGGACAACTGCGCGCTAATGGAAAAGAAGTTGAACACGAGGCTCCAGCAGAAAAAGAAGGAAACATTATTGTAATTAACACTTGCGGTTTTATTGATAATGCAAAAGCCGAATCAGTAAACATGATTTTGGAATATGCAGATAAAAAAGACAAAGGCTTAGTTGACAAAGTTTTTGTAACCGGATGTTTATCTGAACGTTACAGACCAGATTTAGAAAAAGAGATCCCGAATGTAGATCAATATTTTGGAACAACTGAGTTGCCTCAATTATTAAAAGCCTTAGGCGCTGACTATAAACATGAATTATTAGGAGAACGTTTAACAACAACTCCAAAGAACTATGCCTACTTAAAAATTGCAGAAGGTTGCGATAGACCTTGTAGTTTTTGCGCTATTCCTTTAATGCGTGGTTCTCACGTTTCTCAGCCAATTGAAAAATTGGTCAAAGAAGCTGAAGGTTTGGCTAAAAATGGTGTTAAAGAATTAATTTTAATTGCTCAAGACTTAACTTATTACGGTGTTGACCTTTATAAAAAGAGAAATCTTGGAGAACTTTTAGAAGCATTGGTCAAAGTGGAAGGAATTGAATGGATTCGTTTGCATTATGCTTTCCCAACTGGCTTCCCAATGGATGTTTTGGAAATAATGAAACGCGAGCCTAAAATCTGTAATTATATTGATATTCCGCTGCAACATATTTCTGATTCTATCTTAAAATCAATGCGCCGTGGTACTACTCAAGCTAAAACAACTCAATTATTGAAAGATTTCCGCGCTTCGGTACCAGGAATGGCGATCAGAACGACTTTGATTGTTGGATATCCAGGTGAAACTCAAGAAGATTTTGAAATCCTTAAAGATTTTGTTCAAGAAATGAAATTTGACAGAATGGGATGTTTTGCTTATTCTCATGAAGAAAACACACATGCTTATTTATTGGAAGATGACATTCCGGATGATGTAAAACAAGCCAGAGCAAATGAAATAATGGAATTACAATCGCAAATTTCTTGGGATTTGAACCAAGAGAAAGTTGGCAAAGTTTTTAAATGCATTATTGACAGAAAAGAAGGAGCCCATTTTGTTGGCCGAACTGAGTTCGACAGCCCAGATGTTGACAACGAAGTCTTAATTGATGCATCTAAACATTATGTAAAAACTGGTGAATTTGTTAATATCAAGATAATTGAAGCAACAGAATTTGATTTATACGGAGAACCTGCTTAA